The proteins below are encoded in one region of Rhodoluna lacicola:
- the metH gene encoding methionine synthase yields MFTSRSEALINAVRSRVVVADGAMGTMIQEASPTLEEFQGHEGCNEILNITRPDIIAGIHAQYLKSGAEAIETNTFGANFANLAEYGIEDRIEELAYAGAKVARDVADDFYTDEKPRWVLGSMGPGTKLPSLGHEKFSVLRDAYQLSARGLIRGGADAILVETAQDLLQAKAAVIGSKRAMAELETYVPILVSVTIETTGTMLLGSEIGAALTALSALGIDAIGLNCATGPMEMSEHLRYLSKFSELPLVVMPNAGLPILGAHGAHYPLTASELATAQLQFVNEYGAGLVGGCCGTTPAHIAELAKAVSNSIPKRPSLIDEPGLASLYQHQPFDQTMTYLSIGERTNANGSKAFRDAMLAENWEECIEIARSQTREGAHLLDVCVDYVGRDGAKDARELVSRLATATTLPLVLDSTEPAVLEAGLECMGGRAMINSVNYEDGDGPKSRFAKIMPIVREHGAAVVALTIDEEGQARTADTKFAIAERLIKDLTGNWGMRLVDITVDTLTFPIATGQDETRRDGIETIEAIRRLNEAFPGVQTTLGISNISFGLSPAARHVLNSVFLHECVQVGLTSAIVHAARIMPLNQIPAEQLQAALDLIYDRRTYDTDGNITFDPLTRFLDVFSGVDSAASRQSRADELALMPIEQRLERRIIDGEKKGLEADLDEAMAAGYKALAIINDFLLKGMQVVGELFGKGEMQLPFVLQSAEVMKTAVAHLEPHIEKTDDSGKGRILLATVRGDVHDIGKNLVDIILSNNGFETVNIGIKQPINEILRAAEEHDVDVIGMSGLLVKSTQIMRENLEEMNQRGVAERWPVILGGAALTRSFVEQDLAEMFNGEVRYAKDAFEGLKLMDALVKIKRGDTTVKLPALKKRLVPQKNLLVRTEPDLMPDRSDVRSDNEIPNPPFWGMRVVKGIPLRDYASYLDERATFMGQWGLKPSRAEDGASYEELVETEGRPRLRAWLDKVQTDGLLEAAVVYGYFPAVSDGDDLVILHHGPEGATDGGSGGVPGTERMRFKFPRQARDRHLCLSDFVAAKDSGKVDVVPFQLVTMGNKVSEAANELYAANEYREYLELHGLSVQLTEALAEFWHARIREDLGFSAEDPAEVEGLFKLDYRGARYSFGYPACPELEDRVKLVDLLKPELIGVTLSEELQLHPEQSTDAMVLHHPEAKYFSV; encoded by the coding sequence ATGTTTACCTCCCGCTCAGAAGCCCTTATCAACGCCGTTCGCTCGCGCGTGGTCGTAGCGGATGGTGCGATGGGCACCATGATTCAAGAGGCAAGCCCAACCCTTGAGGAGTTCCAAGGCCACGAGGGCTGCAACGAAATCCTTAACATCACTCGGCCAGACATTATCGCTGGCATCCACGCCCAGTATCTAAAAAGTGGTGCCGAGGCCATTGAAACAAACACTTTCGGCGCCAACTTCGCAAACCTAGCCGAATATGGAATCGAAGACCGGATTGAGGAACTCGCCTATGCGGGCGCCAAAGTTGCCCGCGATGTTGCTGACGATTTTTACACCGATGAAAAACCGCGCTGGGTGCTTGGCTCAATGGGTCCGGGGACAAAGCTTCCGAGCCTTGGGCACGAAAAATTTTCTGTCCTGCGCGATGCTTACCAACTAAGCGCAAGGGGATTGATTCGCGGCGGTGCCGATGCGATTCTGGTGGAAACCGCTCAGGACCTTTTGCAAGCTAAAGCTGCGGTTATCGGTTCCAAGCGTGCGATGGCCGAACTTGAAACATATGTTCCAATCTTGGTCTCTGTAACCATTGAAACCACCGGAACCATGTTGTTGGGTTCTGAAATTGGCGCGGCACTTACCGCGCTTAGCGCTCTGGGAATTGACGCAATTGGTCTGAACTGTGCAACCGGCCCAATGGAAATGAGCGAGCACCTTCGCTACCTTTCTAAATTTTCAGAATTGCCCTTAGTGGTAATGCCAAACGCCGGACTTCCAATTCTTGGTGCTCACGGTGCGCACTATCCGCTCACCGCCAGTGAACTAGCGACGGCTCAATTGCAGTTTGTAAACGAATACGGCGCCGGCTTAGTTGGAGGTTGCTGTGGAACTACACCCGCCCACATTGCAGAACTAGCCAAAGCTGTTTCAAACTCAATCCCTAAGCGACCCTCCCTAATCGATGAGCCGGGATTAGCAAGTTTGTACCAGCACCAACCATTCGATCAGACCATGACTTATCTATCGATTGGTGAAAGAACTAATGCCAATGGTTCAAAAGCATTCCGCGATGCGATGCTCGCAGAAAATTGGGAAGAGTGCATTGAAATCGCCCGAAGCCAAACTCGCGAGGGAGCACACCTTCTTGATGTCTGTGTTGATTACGTTGGTCGAGATGGAGCCAAAGACGCTCGTGAACTAGTCAGCCGCTTGGCCACGGCAACCACCTTGCCGCTGGTACTGGACTCTACCGAGCCCGCAGTTTTGGAGGCGGGACTTGAGTGCATGGGCGGCCGTGCCATGATCAACTCGGTGAACTACGAAGACGGTGACGGGCCAAAATCCCGCTTCGCCAAGATCATGCCGATTGTCAGAGAACACGGCGCTGCTGTAGTCGCACTAACTATCGACGAAGAGGGTCAAGCCCGAACAGCGGATACGAAATTTGCGATCGCTGAACGTCTAATTAAGGATTTGACTGGAAACTGGGGCATGAGACTCGTTGACATCACAGTTGACACCCTCACTTTCCCGATTGCCACCGGCCAAGACGAAACTCGTCGCGATGGCATAGAAACCATTGAGGCAATTCGCAGGCTCAATGAAGCTTTCCCTGGAGTCCAGACCACTCTGGGAATCTCAAACATTTCATTTGGCTTGAGCCCCGCCGCGCGTCACGTATTGAACTCCGTGTTCCTGCACGAGTGTGTTCAAGTTGGTCTAACTTCGGCAATTGTTCACGCGGCTAGAATCATGCCACTGAATCAAATTCCGGCAGAGCAATTGCAGGCCGCATTGGATCTGATCTACGACCGCAGAACCTATGACACTGACGGAAACATCACATTTGACCCGCTAACCCGATTCCTTGATGTTTTCAGCGGCGTAGACTCGGCCGCCTCGCGTCAGTCTCGCGCCGATGAATTGGCCCTAATGCCAATTGAACAGCGTCTTGAACGCCGCATCATTGACGGTGAAAAGAAAGGCCTCGAGGCCGACCTAGATGAAGCTATGGCCGCAGGCTACAAGGCTCTGGCAATCATCAATGACTTCCTGTTAAAAGGCATGCAGGTTGTTGGGGAACTCTTCGGCAAGGGTGAGATGCAATTACCATTCGTGCTTCAGTCCGCTGAAGTAATGAAAACCGCAGTTGCCCATCTGGAACCTCACATTGAAAAAACCGATGACAGCGGTAAGGGCAGAATCTTGCTGGCGACTGTTCGTGGCGACGTGCACGACATCGGTAAGAACTTGGTCGACATTATCCTCAGCAACAATGGATTCGAAACCGTGAACATTGGCATCAAACAGCCAATTAACGAGATCCTGCGCGCAGCCGAGGAACACGACGTGGACGTAATTGGCATGAGTGGCTTATTGGTTAAGTCCACGCAAATCATGCGTGAAAATCTTGAAGAGATGAACCAGCGCGGTGTGGCTGAAAGGTGGCCGGTAATTCTTGGTGGCGCGGCGCTGACTAGAAGTTTCGTTGAACAGGATCTCGCCGAAATGTTTAACGGCGAGGTTCGCTACGCCAAAGATGCCTTCGAGGGCCTAAAGCTCATGGATGCTCTGGTCAAAATTAAGCGCGGGGACACCACGGTAAAACTTCCGGCGCTAAAGAAACGACTCGTGCCGCAAAAAAATCTTTTGGTACGCACCGAACCGGACCTGATGCCAGATCGCTCCGACGTTAGAAGTGACAACGAAATTCCGAATCCTCCATTCTGGGGAATGCGCGTTGTAAAAGGTATTCCACTTCGCGATTACGCTTCTTACCTTGATGAACGAGCAACTTTTATGGGTCAGTGGGGTCTCAAGCCTTCGCGTGCGGAAGACGGTGCAAGTTACGAAGAGCTCGTAGAGACCGAGGGTAGGCCAAGGCTTCGTGCCTGGCTGGACAAGGTTCAGACGGATGGTTTGCTCGAAGCCGCAGTTGTCTACGGTTATTTCCCAGCGGTGTCAGATGGCGATGACCTTGTCATTCTTCACCACGGTCCAGAAGGGGCCACCGATGGTGGTTCCGGTGGAGTTCCGGGAACCGAACGGATGAGATTTAAGTTCCCTCGCCAAGCTCGTGATCGACACCTCTGCCTAAGCGACTTCGTCGCCGCCAAAGATTCAGGCAAAGTTGACGTGGTGCCGTTCCAACTGGTGACCATGGGCAATAAAGTTTCCGAGGCTGCGAATGAACTCTACGCAGCCAACGAGTACCGTGAGTATTTGGAGTTGCACGGCTTATCTGTTCAATTAACTGAGGCTCTTGCCGAGTTCTGGCACGCGCGCATCCGTGAGGACCTAGGCTTTTCCGCTGAGGATCCTGCAGAGGTCGAGGGCCTATTCAAATTGGATTACCGCGGTGCCCGATACTCATTTGGTTATCCGGCTTGCCCTGAACTTGAAGACCGAGTGAAATTGGTTGACTTACTGAAGCCGGAGCTGATTGGCGTCACGCTGTCAGAAGAGCTTCAACTTCACCCAGAACAATCAACGGATGCCATGGTTCTTCACCATCCAGAAGCCAAATACTTCTCTGTCTAG
- a CDS encoding alpha/beta fold hydrolase, with translation MTIQSELLAKRALDRSKAHSIQVLDTATRYWSYPSSNPNAKVIIFIHGYRGNHHGLEAIAGALEDFHVIIPDLPGFGESTPFAETHTIERYAAWLAEFIAKLAPKQKPILLGHSFGSIICAAFASQTDAIELLILENPVSAPALKGPNAPITKIAQAFFALAGKLPLKRGEWLLKSWPMVRGMSILMTKSWNRQLRSWVHAQHEANFNDFANRRVAIEGYTASISHNVGDYADQFKVPTLLIIGSRDDITSPKQQFAMARNIRVPHAISEHMGVGHLTHYEIPAEVAEDIRQFVAQHGMDNG, from the coding sequence ATGACAATCCAGTCTGAACTTCTTGCAAAGCGGGCCTTAGACCGTTCAAAAGCACACAGCATTCAGGTGCTTGATACGGCAACCCGATACTGGTCTTACCCAAGCAGTAATCCAAACGCCAAGGTAATCATTTTCATTCACGGCTATCGTGGCAACCATCACGGGCTAGAAGCAATTGCCGGAGCCCTTGAGGATTTTCACGTAATCATTCCAGACCTGCCAGGATTCGGCGAGTCAACTCCGTTTGCAGAAACCCACACCATCGAACGTTATGCAGCTTGGTTAGCAGAATTCATCGCAAAGCTCGCACCCAAGCAAAAGCCAATTCTGCTGGGACACAGTTTCGGAAGTATCATCTGTGCGGCCTTCGCCAGCCAAACAGACGCAATTGAACTACTAATTCTCGAGAACCCGGTATCGGCTCCGGCGCTAAAGGGACCTAACGCCCCAATTACTAAAATCGCCCAGGCCTTTTTTGCACTTGCCGGAAAACTTCCGCTGAAGCGCGGGGAGTGGCTTCTAAAGTCATGGCCTATGGTGCGTGGCATGAGCATACTTATGACAAAGAGTTGGAATCGTCAATTGCGCAGCTGGGTGCATGCGCAACATGAGGCAAACTTTAACGACTTTGCAAATCGCCGGGTAGCGATAGAGGGTTACACCGCGTCAATCTCGCACAACGTTGGTGACTACGCGGACCAATTCAAGGTGCCAACACTGTTAATCATTGGCAGTCGTGACGATATCACCTCTCCGAAACAACAGTTCGCGATGGCTAGGAACATCAGAGTTCCTCACGCGATTAGTGAACACATGGGAGTTGGGCATTTGACCCACTATGAAATTCCTGCCGAGGTTGCCGAGGACATCCGACAATTCGTTGCGCAGCATGGGATGGATAACGGCTAG
- a CDS encoding glycosyltransferase family 4 protein, whose translation MKNIFFDCRYIRIDHHDGISRFSAGLFAALSKKIQVTAIICDVRQLQKLPQGTKFVKISSPTSALEPLVSLQLNKTEADIVFSPMQTIGSFGRKFKLVLTVHDLIYYRHPAPPPNFSWPVRALWRLYHLVYWPQRILLNSSDAVVTVSQTTKQLIQQNKLTRRPVKVVYNAAESQQTSSIPERRPTQNQNLIYMGSFMDYKNVEVLIRGMRYLPNHELHLLSRISNARRQELEALIHSGAKVVFHNGVSDEQYHELLSSAVALVSGSRDEGFGIPLVESMNRGVPIVISDIPIFREIGGSAAIYFDQEDPTAFARAIESISDNDEWLKASRASQIQAKKFSWDTSATALLELLEQV comes from the coding sequence GTGAAGAACATTTTCTTTGACTGTCGCTACATTCGAATAGACCACCACGACGGCATAAGTCGATTCTCAGCTGGACTATTTGCAGCACTAAGTAAAAAAATCCAAGTAACCGCAATAATCTGCGACGTTAGGCAGCTGCAAAAGCTTCCCCAGGGAACAAAGTTTGTAAAAATTTCTTCACCAACATCTGCTCTTGAGCCCCTGGTGTCACTGCAACTAAACAAAACAGAAGCCGACATCGTCTTCTCACCCATGCAGACAATTGGCTCCTTTGGAAGAAAATTTAAGCTGGTGCTCACCGTTCATGATTTGATTTACTACCGCCATCCCGCGCCGCCACCGAACTTCTCTTGGCCAGTTAGAGCGCTTTGGCGCCTGTATCACCTTGTTTACTGGCCACAAAGAATTCTGCTAAATAGTTCCGATGCAGTCGTGACAGTATCGCAGACAACCAAACAACTCATCCAGCAAAATAAGCTAACTCGACGCCCGGTCAAGGTGGTCTATAACGCAGCTGAAAGTCAACAAACAAGCTCGATTCCCGAACGGCGCCCAACCCAAAATCAAAACCTAATTTACATGGGCAGTTTTATGGACTATAAAAACGTTGAGGTCTTGATCCGGGGAATGCGATACCTACCTAATCACGAACTTCACTTGCTGAGTCGCATTTCAAATGCGCGCAGGCAAGAGCTTGAAGCATTGATTCACTCTGGTGCCAAAGTCGTTTTTCATAATGGGGTGTCAGACGAGCAGTACCACGAGTTACTCAGTTCTGCCGTGGCACTTGTTTCCGGTTCACGAGATGAAGGATTTGGCATACCTTTGGTCGAATCCATGAATCGGGGAGTGCCAATCGTAATTTCAGACATTCCAATCTTTCGTGAGATTGGCGGTTCCGCCGCCATCTACTTTGATCAAGAGGATCCGACTGCCTTTGCCAGAGCCATTGAGTCAATTTCCGATAACGATGAGTGGCTGAAAGCATCCAGAGCAAGTCAGATTCAGGCAAAGAAATTCAGTTGGGATACGTCAGCCACAGCCTTGCTTGAACTTCTAGAGCAAGTCTGA
- a CDS encoding histidine phosphatase family protein: MTETILGLLRHGQTDWNIDFRLQGITDIPLNETGIAQARDAAAVIDPNDWDLILTSPLSRARATAEIVAEVNGFADAEVEPLLLERSFGEAEGMSHQEWLAKYADTNSVPGGESLRDLEARANLLLDQLAMKFRGRRILAVSHGALIRILLRIVSNGEFPREGERLGNASMSVFAHDGSIWRIRSYEPRTLHSDLL; this comes from the coding sequence TTGACTGAAACAATTTTGGGTCTGTTGCGACACGGGCAAACAGATTGGAACATTGATTTTCGATTGCAGGGAATCACTGACATTCCTCTCAATGAGACCGGAATTGCTCAGGCTCGTGATGCCGCAGCTGTTATCGATCCTAATGATTGGGATCTAATCCTTACCTCGCCGCTTTCCAGAGCTCGCGCAACCGCTGAGATAGTTGCAGAAGTGAACGGTTTTGCTGATGCTGAGGTAGAGCCACTGCTTTTGGAGAGATCCTTTGGCGAGGCAGAAGGAATGAGTCACCAAGAATGGCTGGCAAAATATGCAGACACAAATAGTGTGCCTGGCGGTGAGAGCCTTAGGGATCTAGAGGCGCGAGCCAACCTTTTGCTTGATCAATTGGCCATGAAATTTAGAGGTCGGAGAATTTTGGCAGTCTCACATGGCGCTTTGATTCGCATCCTGCTAAGAATCGTAAGCAATGGCGAATTCCCGCGTGAAGGTGAGCGATTAGGTAATGCCTCAATGAGTGTTTTCGCGCACGATGGTTCGATCTGGCGCATTCGGAGCTATGAGCCTAGAACCTTACATTCAGACTTGCTCTAG
- a CDS encoding NAD-dependent protein deacetylase, with protein MSERETLSAAAQYGVDFAREKLIGKKVLVLSGAGLSTDSGIPDYRGAGRVARHPMTYDTFMGSKEAQIRYWARSFIGWNRIAEALPNAGHLAIARAEVNQKVFQIITQNVDQLHQKAGSRQVIDLHGRLDRVRCMKCGDNFSRTIMDELLSDLNPGVDRSADFEFTPDGDAEIEAAADFKIPVCLKCGGVLKPDVVFFGESVPPQVVELAMKNLDDAEALLVAGTSLSVNSGLRFARRAARANKPIVIVNIGATRADELATAKIEANTSLVLERLFLD; from the coding sequence ATGTCGGAGAGAGAGACGCTTAGTGCAGCCGCCCAATATGGCGTGGATTTCGCGCGCGAAAAACTCATCGGCAAAAAAGTACTGGTGCTAAGCGGTGCGGGACTAAGCACAGATTCCGGTATCCCCGACTATCGCGGCGCTGGACGGGTCGCCCGCCATCCAATGACCTACGACACCTTTATGGGCTCTAAAGAAGCGCAAATTAGGTACTGGGCTAGAAGTTTCATCGGCTGGAACCGCATCGCCGAAGCCCTGCCAAACGCTGGCCACTTGGCGATCGCACGGGCAGAGGTAAATCAAAAAGTCTTCCAAATCATTACCCAGAATGTTGATCAACTCCATCAAAAGGCAGGTTCCAGGCAGGTGATTGACTTGCACGGCCGCTTGGACAGAGTGCGCTGCATGAAGTGCGGCGACAATTTCTCGCGCACAATAATGGATGAGCTGCTTTCCGATTTGAACCCGGGTGTTGATCGGTCGGCTGATTTTGAATTTACGCCAGACGGGGACGCTGAAATAGAAGCTGCTGCGGACTTCAAGATTCCAGTCTGCTTGAAGTGTGGTGGCGTTCTCAAGCCCGACGTAGTTTTCTTTGGTGAATCTGTTCCACCCCAAGTTGTTGAACTTGCCATGAAAAATCTTGACGATGCAGAGGCACTGCTGGTTGCCGGAACTTCACTTTCGGTGAATTCCGGTTTACGATTTGCGCGCCGCGCCGCCCGCGCCAATAAGCCAATCGTGATTGTAAACATTGGTGCCACCAGGGCTGACGAGCTAGCTACAGCAAAAATTGAAGCAAATACATCTTTGGTACTTGAGAGGCTATTCCTTGACTGA
- a CDS encoding undecaprenyl-diphosphate phosphatase, with product MTPFDAVILGIVQGLTEFLPISSSAHVQIAQQLLGLSAIPKPQLTAFIATIQLGTEAAVLIYFWRDIVRIVKAFFGTLFAKSKQSTDALRDAKLGWLIIIGSIPVVAIGLIFQDAIENQLRSLWVIAFTLIIFGVILGIADRIGKRQRSIEQLTTKHGILFGLGQALAVIPGVSRSGGTISVGLLLGYSRQAAARYSFLLAIPAVIASGFYEFASTYQDLNSSELVATAVATVVSFVVGFSVIVGLLRYLSRGSFMPFVFWRVSVGVILLVLLSTNQLQA from the coding sequence TTGACCCCATTTGACGCGGTAATTCTGGGAATCGTTCAAGGCCTTACCGAGTTTTTGCCAATTTCCTCAAGCGCACACGTCCAAATCGCGCAGCAACTACTTGGGCTATCTGCCATTCCCAAACCACAGCTGACCGCTTTTATCGCCACGATTCAACTCGGCACCGAGGCGGCCGTTTTGATTTATTTTTGGAGAGACATCGTTCGCATAGTAAAGGCCTTCTTTGGGACACTCTTTGCTAAATCAAAACAAAGCACCGATGCGCTGCGCGACGCAAAACTTGGTTGGCTAATCATCATTGGCTCGATACCGGTAGTGGCCATTGGTTTGATTTTTCAAGACGCAATTGAAAACCAACTTCGAAGCCTTTGGGTGATTGCCTTTACGCTCATTATTTTTGGCGTGATCCTTGGGATTGCAGACCGAATTGGCAAAAGACAGAGGTCAATTGAGCAGCTGACCACCAAGCACGGAATTTTGTTTGGGTTGGGCCAGGCCTTAGCTGTCATTCCGGGGGTTTCTCGATCAGGAGGAACTATTTCTGTTGGCTTGCTGCTTGGCTACAGTCGACAGGCCGCAGCCAGATACAGTTTTTTGTTGGCCATTCCAGCGGTCATTGCCAGCGGGTTTTATGAATTTGCATCAACTTACCAAGACCTAAACAGCAGTGAGTTAGTAGCCACCGCTGTGGCAACCGTGGTCTCGTTTGTGGTTGGCTTCTCTGTGATTGTTGGCTTGCTGCGCTATCTAAGCCGCGGCTCTTTCATGCCATTTGTGTTCTGGCGAGTCTCAGTTGGCGTGATTCTGCTGGTGCTACTTTCAACCAATCAGCTGCAGGCCTAG
- a CDS encoding proteasome assembly chaperone family protein yields MNLFAGRTLIVAFEGWNDAAESASAAAKFICERLNVDVIGTVDPEDYYDFQFTRPSVSYDTDGNRQINWPSTDLCAPSVELVAQNPSLGRIHVLLGVEPSRRWQSFTAEVMEMIEDREIDAVLFLGAMLADVPHTRPIGVMATSQNERARAELNLERSHYEGPVGILSVLGIALEKAGIPSVALWASVPHYVHNTPSPKATLALLVEVERYLGVQFDHGTLADEAFNWERGIDEVAEGDDDMAGYIEQLEKNRDEVESAAASGDAIAMEFEKFLRASDEKSVDGADDRPANGEQPDQKSD; encoded by the coding sequence GTGAACTTATTTGCCGGCCGAACCCTGATTGTGGCCTTTGAGGGTTGGAACGACGCTGCCGAATCGGCTAGCGCGGCGGCCAAATTCATTTGTGAGCGTCTGAACGTAGACGTGATTGGCACGGTTGACCCTGAAGATTACTATGACTTCCAGTTCACCAGGCCGTCTGTTTCCTATGACACCGATGGAAATCGCCAAATCAATTGGCCAAGCACCGATCTGTGTGCCCCCTCCGTTGAGCTAGTTGCCCAGAATCCTTCGCTCGGTCGCATTCATGTGCTGCTGGGTGTAGAGCCTTCTCGCCGCTGGCAATCGTTCACAGCCGAGGTTATGGAAATGATCGAGGATCGTGAGATTGATGCGGTTTTGTTCCTTGGTGCCATGTTGGCCGATGTGCCGCACACCCGCCCTATCGGTGTAATGGCAACCAGCCAAAACGAACGCGCTAGGGCGGAATTAAACCTTGAGCGCAGCCACTACGAAGGTCCGGTTGGCATTCTTAGCGTGTTAGGGATTGCGCTTGAAAAAGCTGGAATTCCTAGCGTTGCACTGTGGGCATCTGTTCCCCACTACGTTCACAACACTCCATCGCCTAAGGCAACGCTGGCTCTGTTGGTTGAAGTTGAACGATACCTTGGGGTTCAGTTTGATCACGGCACTTTGGCTGATGAAGCTTTCAATTGGGAGCGCGGCATAGACGAGGTAGCCGAGGGTGATGACGACATGGCTGGCTACATTGAGCAACTTGAAAAAAACAGAGATGAAGTGGAGTCTGCGGCAGCCAGTGGAGACGCTATTGCCATGGAATTCGAGAAGTTTTTGCGAGCCAGTGACGAAAAATCAGTCGACGGTGCCGATGATAGACCCGCCAATGGAGAGCAGCCAGATCAAAAAAGTGACTAG
- a CDS encoding HAD family hydrolase produces MFGKKLPAAVLWDMDGTLVDSEHYWLASEKSLAEQHDASWTEQDGHELIGNSLYESSRIIKAKIGSSMDTEAIVQHLTDSVVAKLAVEIPWRPGAQELLRELKRKKIKTALVTMSMHRMALEVVNRIPFQAFDVIIGGDDVSRGKPFPDPYLKAAEMLGVRPQDCVAFEDSNTGLRSAEAAGTKAVGIPNFIEIPMIPGRILWPTLDGVRVKDLQKLFS; encoded by the coding sequence ATGTTTGGAAAAAAGCTGCCCGCCGCTGTCTTGTGGGACATGGATGGCACGCTAGTCGACTCAGAACATTACTGGTTAGCCAGCGAAAAGTCCCTGGCCGAACAGCATGATGCCAGCTGGACCGAGCAGGACGGCCACGAATTAATTGGCAATAGCCTGTACGAATCTTCCAGAATCATCAAGGCCAAAATCGGTAGCAGCATGGACACCGAGGCCATCGTTCAACATCTGACCGATTCGGTGGTGGCAAAGTTGGCAGTTGAAATTCCCTGGCGTCCTGGCGCCCAAGAACTCTTGCGTGAACTAAAGCGCAAAAAGATCAAGACTGCCTTGGTCACAATGTCGATGCATCGGATGGCTTTGGAGGTTGTCAACCGCATTCCCTTTCAAGCCTTTGACGTGATCATCGGCGGTGATGATGTCTCAAGGGGTAAACCGTTTCCCGACCCGTATCTAAAGGCTGCCGAAATGCTTGGGGTAAGGCCCCAAGACTGCGTTGCTTTTGAAGACTCTAATACCGGACTCAGATCGGCAGAGGCAGCCGGCACCAAAGCAGTGGGCATTCCAAACTTCATCGAAATTCCAATGATTCCAGGGCGAATTCTCTGGCCAACACTCGATGGCGTTCGCGTCAAAGACCTTCAGAAACTTTTCAGTTAG
- a CDS encoding tRNA (adenine-N1)-methyltransferase, producing MSQPISKAKLPTGPFREGDRVQLTGPKGRLNTITLRAGEKFGTHRGDLLHDDIIGKPEGSVILNQTGIEYLAFRPLLSDFVLSMPRGAAIIYPKDSAQIIVMGDIFPGARVVEAGVGSGGLSMYLLRAIGDMGTLDSFERREEFAEIAKANVATNLGIVPSSWNIHIGDLQQQLPIKKQAGSVDRIVLDMLAPWECVEECANALVPGGLIIGYVATVTQLSRFAEALKESGHFNEPEAFESMTRGWHLQGLAVRPEHRMIGHTGFLITARRMAPGSTAPNFKTKNKPEFSDEDLSAWNPDHLGERKVSDKKLRKTIRSAEAAAEARLEQ from the coding sequence ATGAGTCAGCCAATCTCAAAGGCAAAATTGCCTACCGGGCCATTTCGTGAGGGTGACCGAGTTCAACTCACTGGGCCCAAGGGAAGACTAAACACCATCACCCTGCGAGCTGGTGAGAAGTTTGGCACCCACCGTGGCGACCTACTGCACGACGACATCATCGGCAAACCCGAAGGCTCGGTCATTTTGAATCAGACCGGGATTGAGTATCTTGCCTTTCGACCCCTGCTGAGCGACTTCGTTCTGTCCATGCCGCGTGGAGCAGCCATCATTTACCCAAAGGATTCGGCTCAAATAATTGTCATGGGAGATATTTTTCCAGGCGCCCGAGTAGTAGAGGCTGGTGTTGGATCTGGCGGACTGAGCATGTATCTATTGCGTGCAATTGGCGACATGGGCACCTTGGACTCCTTTGAGCGTAGAGAAGAATTCGCAGAGATAGCCAAGGCCAATGTCGCTACAAATCTTGGAATCGTGCCCTCAAGTTGGAACATTCACATCGGTGATTTGCAACAGCAGCTGCCAATTAAGAAGCAGGCGGGCAGCGTTGATCGAATTGTTCTAGACATGCTGGCCCCGTGGGAATGCGTTGAAGAGTGTGCGAACGCATTGGTTCCCGGCGGATTGATTATTGGATACGTTGCGACAGTCACTCAGCTTTCGCGCTTTGCAGAAGCCCTAAAGGAGAGCGGTCACTTCAACGAACCAGAAGCCTTTGAATCCATGACCAGAGGTTGGCATTTACAAGGGCTGGCGGTGAGGCCGGAGCACCGAATGATTGGCCACACCGGATTCCTGATTACCGCCAGGCGCATGGCTCCTGGAAGCACCGCACCAAACTTTAAGACCAAGAACAAACCAGAGTTTTCTGACGAAGATCTATCGGCCTGGAACCCGGATCACCTTGGTGAGCGCAAGGTATCAGACAAGAAACTTCGCAAAACTATTCGAAGCGCAGAAGCCGCGGCGGAAGCGCGCCTTGAGCAGTAA